Genomic DNA from Microbacterium sp. NC79:
GAAGAGGGTTGGGGCACCCGCGTTGGCGAGGATCACCGGAACCAGAATCGGCGCAATAATCGACGCGATTCGGCCGACACCTGCGGCCCACCCTGAGCCGGTCGCGCGCATTGACGTGGGGTACATTTCCGGGCTCACGGCGTACAGCGCACCCCATGCGCCCAGGTTGAAGAAGCTCAGCGCCATGCCGGTGGCGATGATCATTGGCACCGTTGTCGCTGTGCCAAAGAGCATGGCGGAGACAGCGGAACCAACAAGAAAGACAGAGAGGGTGGTGCGGCGACCCCATACCTCAATGAGCCAGGCTGCGACCGCGTAGCCGGGAAGCTGTGCGAGGGTAATGATCAGGGTGAAGCCAAACGACCGCACGAGGTCAAAGCCGGCCGCGACAAGGATCGACGGAATCCAAATGAACGCGCCGTAATACGCGAAGTTCACGCAGAACCACACCACCCACAGGGCCGTCGTGCGTACACGGAACTCAGGCGAAAATAGCGCGGCCAAGCGCTCACGAAGTGACGAAGCCACCGCGACGACTGCCGTCGGTTCCGCTGCCTCGGTCGGAGACTCGACGCCTGCCGATGCCTCGAAGTCGCGCACAATTCGCTCCGCCTCTGCGGTACGGCCCTTGCGTTCCAACCAGCGTGGGGACTCTGGCAACCCCCACCGCACGATCAGTGCGTAAATTGCCGGGACGGCACCAATCGCGAATGCCCAACGCCATCCCTCAGGGACGTTGGGGATAACGAAGTAACCGATGAGCGCCGATGCAGTCCAACCGACCGCCCAGAACGCCTCAAGCCAGACGATGATGCGGCCACGGTTGCGTGCTGGCGCAAACTCACTGACGTATGTCGACGCAACCGGAAGCTCGGCGCCAAGTCCAAGCCCGACGAAGAAGCGGAGCACCAAAAGCGCCGCCACTCCCCCAACGAGGGCGCTCGCTCCGGTCGCAATACCGTAAACCAGCAGCGTGAGAGCGAAGATCGAGCGCCGGCCGAACCTGTCGGCAAGCAAGCCTCCGAGCGTTGCGCCCAGAGCCATGCCGACGAATCCGAGCGAGGCGATCC
This window encodes:
- a CDS encoding MFS transporter — translated: MPLGRSARLDRLPFTRKHGKILTGSGLGWALDAMDVGLISFILAALPAVWNVTPAEKGWIASLGFVGMALGATLGGLLADRFGRRSIFALTLLVYGIATGASALVGGVAALLVLRFFVGLGLGAELPVASTYVSEFAPARNRGRIIVWLEAFWAVGWTASALIGYFVIPNVPEGWRWAFAIGAVPAIYALIVRWGLPESPRWLERKGRTAEAERIVRDFEASAGVESPTEAAEPTAVVAVASSLRERLAALFSPEFRVRTTALWVVWFCVNFAYYGAFIWIPSILVAAGFDLVRSFGFTLIITLAQLPGYAVAAWLIEVWGRRTTLSVFLVGSAVSAMLFGTATTVPMIIATGMALSFFNLGAWGALYAVSPEMYPTSMRATGSGWAAGVGRIASIIAPILVPVILANAGAPTLFVIFAIAFAIAAVATWGLVDRSGAALDER